Proteins from one Chroococcidiopsis sp. CCMEE 29 genomic window:
- a CDS encoding WD40 repeat domain-containing protein, with protein MFPKSNISATLIAAFISTPLLPHSPAAVFGYQASAHSQAARQTKVNQLLAQNPEQSRIKQARVRLTPSWQLGTVTLYTIGSDQGGHSLPVRAIAFSPDGHFLVSGSADKTIKIWNFRAKTLERTLSQISAQVISLAFSPDGQFLASGSLDGTVRLWDWKQGKLLKTFPKHLDIVTSVSFSPDSQTLASSSGDKTIKLWNVKTGNLRHEIVDKQWVTSGNFSPNGKMLASGGLGGKVELWNPETGEWLSTLGQHSKPVYSIAFSPDGKTLASGSGDKTIKLWELQKRQLVCTLEGHSQEITSIAFSPNGQTLVSGSWDKTVKLWNLHTGQQIRDFSENSKRILSVAFSSDSKTFASVSGDNTIKIWRSSQ; from the coding sequence ATGTTTCCTAAAAGTAATATTTCCGCTACCTTGATCGCTGCCTTTATTTCAACACCACTTCTACCTCATTCTCCGGCTGCCGTTTTTGGGTACCAAGCATCAGCTCATAGCCAAGCTGCTCGTCAAACTAAGGTAAACCAATTACTGGCTCAAAATCCTGAACAATCCCGGATTAAGCAAGCCAGGGTTAGACTCACTCCTTCTTGGCAATTAGGAACTGTAACTTTATATACCATTGGGAGCGATCAAGGCGGGCATTCACTTCCGGTTCGGGCGATCGCTTTCAGTCCTGATGGTCATTTCCTCGTCAGTGGCAGTGCTGACAAAACGATCAAAATTTGGAATTTTAGAGCTAAGACTTTAGAACGTACCCTTTCTCAAATCTCGGCTCAAGTTATTTCCCTTGCCTTCAGTCCAGATGGGCAATTCCTCGCTAGTGGAAGTTTAGATGGAACTGTTAGGTTGTGGGATTGGAAGCAAGGAAAGTTACTCAAGACCTTTCCTAAGCATTTAGACATTGTTACATCTGTTAGCTTTAGCCCTGATAGTCAGACTCTTGCCAGCAGCAGCGGTGACAAGACGATTAAGTTATGGAACGTGAAGACTGGCAATTTGCGTCATGAAATAGTAGACAAACAATGGGTGACTTCAGGTAACTTCAGTCCTAACGGTAAGATGCTTGCTAGTGGCGGTTTAGGTGGAAAAGTTGAGTTATGGAATCCAGAAACTGGTGAATGGCTCAGCACGCTTGGACAGCATTCAAAGCCAGTTTACTCAATTGCCTTCAGCCCTGATGGCAAAACTTTAGCCAGTGGCAGTGGCGATAAGACGATTAAGTTGTGGGAACTGCAAAAGCGGCAATTAGTCTGCACACTGGAAGGACATTCACAAGAGATTACCTCCATTGCCTTCAGCCCCAATGGTCAAACCCTTGTCAGCGGTAGTTGGGATAAAACTGTCAAGTTATGGAATTTACATACTGGACAACAAATTCGTGATTTTTCTGAAAATTCAAAGCGAATTTTGTCGGTTGCCTTTAGCTCAGATAGTAAAACTTTTGCCAGCGTTAGTGGTGACAATACTATCAAAATTTGGCGATCGTCTCAATAA
- the fetB gene encoding iron export ABC transporter permease subunit FetB, with protein sequence MENLIRLDLVDLVLALGLMAIAIGLSAWQQLGLELSLAIATGRTVLQLLLVGYILAFVFALNNPWAVLAVLAVMLTIAAVVARNRIGKKVPRVLPLVWISILVSTALTLSYTNFLVIQPAKWYEPQYLIPLAGIVFGSAINGAAIAGERLVSTINASQLEIETHLSLGATPQQSVAQYRKDAIKAGLIPILNQMMVVGIVTLPGIITGQLLSGVNPLDAASYQILIMFMLSFANLLTALLVTQGLCRQFFNSAAQLQAK encoded by the coding sequence GTGGAGAATTTGATTCGGCTGGATTTGGTAGATTTGGTTTTAGCTCTGGGGTTGATGGCGATCGCCATTGGTTTATCTGCTTGGCAGCAATTAGGGTTGGAGTTGAGTTTGGCGATCGCGACTGGTAGAACTGTCTTACAACTGCTGCTAGTAGGATACATCCTGGCATTCGTCTTTGCTCTTAACAATCCTTGGGCAGTTTTAGCAGTTTTAGCGGTGATGCTAACGATTGCTGCTGTTGTTGCCCGCAATCGAATCGGCAAAAAGGTTCCGCGAGTGTTGCCCTTGGTGTGGATATCAATTTTAGTCAGTACAGCCTTAACATTGAGTTACACAAATTTTTTAGTGATTCAACCTGCTAAATGGTATGAACCGCAGTATTTGATTCCGCTAGCTGGGATTGTGTTTGGGAGTGCGATCAATGGCGCAGCGATCGCTGGGGAACGGCTCGTTAGCACGATTAATGCTAGCCAACTGGAAATTGAAACTCATCTCAGCTTGGGCGCTACCCCTCAACAGTCAGTAGCTCAGTACCGTAAGGATGCAATTAAAGCTGGATTGATTCCGATCCTGAACCAGATGATGGTTGTAGGCATTGTCACGCTACCGGGAATCATCACGGGTCAACTCCTAAGCGGTGTTAATCCCCTCGATGCAGCTTCCTACCAAATATTAATTATGTTCATGCTTTCCTTTGCCAACCTGTTGACAGCGCTGTTAGTTACTCAAGGGTTGTGTCGTCAGTTTTTCAACTCTGCTGCTCAGTTGCAAGCCAAGTAA
- a CDS encoding DegT/DnrJ/EryC1/StrS family aminotransferase: MVPSVNSIPILDLTQQYATIEAEVSDVVLRVLASGGYIGGSQVLEFEQQFAAYIGVSNCVVCNSGTDALVLALRALEIGPGDEVITTPFTFFATAEVVSAVGAKPIFVDIDAQTFNLDIAQVETAIADKTKAIIPVHLFGQPVDMTALMAIAQAHQLAVIEDCAQATGALWAEQKVGSIGHIGCFSFYPTKNLGACGDGGAVTTNNQAIAAKMRILRSHGEKSHYHHEEIGLNSRLDALQAAILQIKLRYLDTWNEKRRAIAARYHKLLSHIPGIITPQEVAGGQGVWNQYTIRIQRSETGNYRDQLRQMLQERGVGSMVYYPRPLHLQPVYKDLGYHLGQFPVAEQACYEVLSLPMFPELSIEQQEQVIYCLKDCLTN, from the coding sequence ATGGTTCCAAGCGTGAATTCTATTCCTATCCTTGACTTGACGCAGCAGTACGCAACGATTGAAGCAGAAGTGAGTGATGTTGTATTAAGGGTTCTTGCCTCTGGCGGTTATATTGGTGGCTCGCAGGTTTTGGAGTTTGAGCAACAATTTGCGGCTTACATCGGCGTATCAAATTGTGTGGTCTGTAACTCTGGGACTGATGCACTAGTCCTTGCTCTACGAGCTTTAGAGATAGGTCCAGGTGATGAAGTAATTACAACACCTTTCACCTTTTTCGCGACTGCTGAGGTAGTCAGCGCAGTAGGTGCAAAGCCTATTTTTGTTGATATTGACGCTCAAACATTTAATCTTGACATTGCACAAGTAGAAACTGCGATCGCAGACAAAACTAAAGCTATCATCCCAGTCCACTTGTTTGGTCAACCAGTGGATATGACCGCACTTATGGCGATCGCTCAGGCGCATCAGCTAGCCGTAATCGAAGACTGTGCCCAGGCTACCGGAGCTTTGTGGGCGGAACAAAAAGTGGGCAGCATTGGGCATATCGGCTGCTTTAGTTTCTACCCCACTAAGAATCTTGGTGCTTGCGGTGATGGTGGTGCTGTGACGACGAATAACCAAGCGATCGCGGCGAAGATGAGAATACTGCGATCTCACGGTGAAAAAAGTCACTACCACCACGAAGAAATAGGTCTCAATAGCCGTCTGGATGCCCTACAAGCCGCAATTCTTCAGATTAAGTTACGCTATCTTGATACTTGGAACGAAAAGCGTCGAGCGATCGCTGCTCGTTACCACAAGTTACTCAGCCATATTCCCGGAATCATCACACCCCAAGAAGTAGCTGGCGGTCAGGGAGTTTGGAATCAATACACCATTCGTATTCAGAGGAGCGAAACTGGGAACTACAGGGATCAACTGCGCCAGATGTTGCAAGAGCGGGGCGTTGGTTCAATGGTCTACTACCCACGCCCTTTACACTTACAACCAGTCTACAAAGATCTGGGCTATCACCTGGGTCAATTTCCAGTAGCAGAACAAGCCTGCTACGAAGTCTTATCTTTGCCTATGTTCCCAGAACTCTCTATAGAGCAACAGGAGCAGGTGATTTATTGCTTGAAGGATTGCTTGACCAACTAG
- a CDS encoding DUF561 domain-containing protein: MTMHPRLQTAFDQRRALKIISGLNNFDSERVAAIVTAAEQGGATFVDIAANSALVQLIRSLTSLPICVSAVKPDLFVAAVAAGADLIEIGNFDSFYAQGRRFEAEEVLALTHQTRSLLPDITLSVTVPHILELDQQVQLAEELVKAGADIIQTEGGTSSTPTHPGTLGLMEKAAPTLAAAYEISRAVSVPVLCASGLSSVTAPLAIASGAAGVGVGSAINQLNSEVAMIAAVRGLVEALATVSHPLLGVRG, from the coding sequence ATGACAATGCATCCTCGACTCCAAACTGCATTTGACCAACGGCGGGCACTCAAAATTATCAGTGGCTTGAATAACTTTGATTCAGAGCGCGTAGCGGCGATAGTGACAGCTGCTGAGCAAGGTGGTGCTACTTTTGTTGATATTGCCGCTAATTCAGCTTTGGTTCAGTTAATTCGGAGCTTGACAAGCTTACCCATCTGTGTATCTGCGGTTAAACCAGATCTATTTGTTGCAGCTGTAGCAGCTGGCGCTGATTTGATCGAAATTGGTAACTTTGATAGTTTTTATGCCCAAGGTCGCCGATTTGAAGCAGAGGAAGTACTAGCACTCACTCACCAAACGCGATCGCTCCTTCCCGATATCACTCTATCTGTTACCGTTCCCCACATTTTGGAACTAGACCAACAAGTACAATTGGCAGAGGAATTAGTTAAAGCTGGGGCTGATATTATCCAAACCGAAGGCGGAACCAGCAGCACGCCAACCCATCCCGGCACCCTGGGACTAATGGAAAAAGCAGCCCCTACTCTAGCAGCAGCCTATGAGATTTCCCGGGCAGTATCAGTGCCAGTACTGTGTGCTTCCGGTTTATCTAGCGTCACTGCTCCCCTGGCGATCGCATCTGGGGCAGCGGGTGTTGGTGTCGGTTCTGCTATTAACCAACTCAATAGTGAAGTGGCAATGATTGCCGCTGTTCGTGGCTTAGTTGAAGCTTTAGCAACTGTAAGCCATCCTCTTCTAGGAGTTAGGGGCTAG